A single genomic interval of Lathyrus oleraceus cultivar Zhongwan6 chromosome 7, CAAS_Psat_ZW6_1.0, whole genome shotgun sequence harbors:
- the LOC127100456 gene encoding ubiquitin-like-specific protease 1: MVADDNTTPSLYFLPFNSGNGGHWVLVAMDLSRLMVYYLDSLSGDWSKYPSMKKTVDAAILKFRSKKNYRNRKDITWIRVQCPQQNNSVDCGFFVLRFMRDIIALNRIDIPKMVWNNNLGFILILSDISSNLLLNHEYVLFS, encoded by the exons atggtggccgacgataatactacacccagtttgtattttttaccgtttaattctggcaacgg tggtcactgggtgttggttgctatggatctttcgagactaatggtgtattatctcgattcgttatcgggtgattggagtaaatatccgagtatgaagaagacggttgacgc ggcaatactaaaatttagatcgaaaaagaattaccgtaataggaaggacattacctggatcagagttcag tgtcctcagcaaaacaattcggtcgattgcggattttttgtattgagatttatgagagatatcattgcgttgaatcgtatagacatcccaaaaatggtatggaataataacttagggtttattttaatattatcggatatttcatctaatttgttactaaatcatgaatatgttttattctcttaa